From one Parambassis ranga chromosome 5, fParRan2.1, whole genome shotgun sequence genomic stretch:
- the pck1 gene encoding phosphoenolpyruvate carboxykinase, cytosolic [GTP] codes for MPPQLQSQNQSSCRVLQGDLSTLSATVREFVETNMNLCQPDSIHICDGSDEENRAILTQLEEQGMIKKLTKYENCWLARTDPRDVARVESKTVIVTQDRKDTVPTPLAGGVSQLGRWMAPEEFDKAMAQRFSGCMKGRTMYVIPFSMGPVGSPLSKIGVELTDSPYVVASMRVMTRMGKSVLSALGNGEFVRCLHSVGCPLPLKKPLVNNWPCNPEQTLIAHIPDRRQIVSFGSGYGGNSLLGKKCFALRIASRIAKEEGWLAEHMLILGITNPAGEKKYMAAAFPSACGKTNLAMLCPTLPGWKVECVGDDIAWMKFDNQGNLRAINPENGFFGVAPGTSAKTNPNAMATIIKNTIFTNVAETSDGGVYWEGMDQAPPEGVTITSWKNKPWSLEDGEPSAHPNSRFCTPAGQCPIIDPLWESPEGVPIEAIIFGGRRPEGVPLVYEAFNWQHGVFVGAAMRSEATAAAEHKGKVIMHDPFAMRPFFGYNFGQYLSHWLSIANRPGAKLPKIFHVNWFRKSPTAGFLWPGFGDNIRVLDWMFRRMKGEAGAMPSAVGYLPCPKSLNLQGLQSHVDLDELFSLDQEFWQQEVDDVRKYFTLQVNDDLPNEVASQLELLQQRVKQM; via the exons ATGCCTCCTCAGCTCCAGTCTCAGAACCAGAGCAGCTGTAGGGTCCTGCAGGGTGACCTCAGCACCCTCAGTGCAACCGTCAGGGAATTTGTGGAAACCAACATGAATCTGTGCCAGCCTGACTCCATTCATATCTGCGACGGCTCAGACGAGGAGAACCGTGCCATTCTGACGCAGCTAGAAGAGCAAGGGATGATCAAGAAGCTCACAAAATATGAGAATTG ctggttGGCCAGGACTGACCCAAGAGATGTGGCCCGTGTTGAGAGCAAAACTGTAATTGTTACCCAAGACCGGAAGGATACAGTGCCCACACCACTGGCAGGTGGAGTCAGCCAGCTGGGCCGCTGGATGGCCCCAGAGGAGTTTGACAAAGCCATGGCTCAACGGTTCTCTGGCTGCATGAAAG GTCGTACCATGTATGTGATTCCCTTCAGCATGGGTCCAGTGGGCTCCCCACTCTCCAAGATTGGAGTGGAGTTGACAGACTCTCCCTATGTGGTGGCAAGTATGAGAGTGATGACCCGGATGGGGAAATCTGTGCTATCTGCTCTGGGGAACGGAGAGTTTGTCCGCTGCCTGCACTCTGTTGGGTGTCCTCTGCCACTCAAaa AACCCCTGGTCAACAACTGGCCCTGCAACCCAGAGCAGACACTGATCGCCCACATTCCAGACCGCAGACAAATCGTCTCATTTGGCAGCGGCTATGGAGGAAACTCCCTCCTGGGGAAGAAGTGCTTCGCTCTGCGCATTGCCTCACGTATCGCCAAGGAGGAAGGCTGGCTGGCTGAGCACATGCTG ATCCTGGGCATTACCAACCCTGCAGGAGAGAAGAAGTACATGGCGGCAGCCTTCCCCAGTGCCTGTGGGAAGACAAATCTGGCCATGCTCTGCCCCACTCTGCCCGGCTGGAAGGTGGAGTGTGTAGGGGATGACATTGCCTGGATGAAGTTTGATAACCAAG GAAACCTCCGCGCCATCAACCCTGAGAATGGCTTTTTTGGTGTTGCACCTGGCACTTCGGCCAAAACCAACCCAAACGCCATGGCGACCATCATCAAGAACACCATCTTCACCAATGTTGCAGAGACTAGTGATGGTGGTGTGTACTGGGAAGGAATGGACCAGGCGCCGCCAGAGGGAGTCACCATCACATCCTGGAAGAACAAACCCTGGAGCTTAGAAGATG GTGAACCCAGTGCTCACCCCAACTCTCGATTCTGCACTCCAGCTGGTCAGTGCCCCATCATCGACCCACTGTGGGAATCCCCAGAGGGAGTCCCAATTGAGGCCATCATTTTCGGAGGACGCAGGCCAGAAG GCGTCCCTCTTGTGTATGAAGCCTTTAACTGGCAGCACGGAGTGTTTGTTGGAGCAGCCATGAGGTCCGaggccacagctgcagctgaacacaaAG GCAAGGTAATCATGCACGACCCTTTCGCCATGCGCCCCTTCTTTGGCTATAACTTCGGCCAGTATCTCTCTCACTGGCTCAGCATAGCCAACCGCCCCGGTGCCAAACTTCCCAAGATCTTCCACGTCAACTGGTTCCGCAAGAGCCCCACCGCCGGCTTCCTCTGGCCCGGATTTGGCGACAACATCCGTGTCCTGGATTGGATGTTCCGGCGGATGAAGGGCGAGGCAGGCGCCATGCCCTCTGCCGTGGGCTACCTGCCCTGCCCAAAGTCCCTGAACCTGCAGGGCTTGCAGAGCCACGTGGATCTGGATGAGCTTTTCTCTCTGGACCAGGAGTTCTGGCAACAGGAGGTGGACGATGTGAGAAAGTACTTCACCTTGCAAGTGAATGACGATCTTCCCAATGAGGTGGCCTcgcagctggagctgctgcagcagagggtCAAGCAGATGTAA